From the genome of Agelaius phoeniceus isolate bAgePho1 chromosome 24, bAgePho1.hap1, whole genome shotgun sequence:
tttctgtcttgtAGAGAGAAGTGCTACCGGGAtccatttccttttcattaTTTGAGCTTTGTAAAAGCAGTGTGAGACCAAGGCAAAAGGAGGCCAGTAGGAGCTTCCCAGTTATGGCTGGAGTTGCTGCCCTGGTTGTACACTCTCTGCAAGGAGCAGTCCTTCTGTGACTGCACCATCTTCATTGGGAATGTGCATTTTAGAATGCACAAGGTGGTTTTGGCTCCTGCCAGCCTGCTGTTTAAATCCGTGTTGGACAGCACAGACACCATCTCCAACTGATGCTTCTGTGGTAACACCTTAGGAGTTTCCACTCTTACTTGAGATTACGTACAATGGCAAACTCCCACTGAGGAAACACAATTTCACCAAAGTAATCTCTGTGGCAGATAGTCTGCAGATGTTTGATGTGGCTGTTAGTTGCAAAAACCTCCTCAGGGATCTCATAAGTTGTTCTGCTCAGGACCAGGTAGTAAAAGGAATCTTCAGCCAGGAAGCAGATTCATCTGGAAACCAAGCTGAAGCTAATTACCTGCCCCAGTCTGGAAGACCTGATGAAGAAAGAACATTTATTATCCTCATTCAGAGAGTTTCTTCTTTACCCTGTAGAAGCAGAAATGGAAGCAGGTGTTTCTCCTCCTGGCTAGGAACTTACCGTGAATCATACCTGGGTTCATCAGGACACAATGTCAAGTGAGTGCAGGTCCCTCCGGGAGGATTCAGGCTCTGGCCCTGACCAGCCTGC
Proteins encoded in this window:
- the ZBTB40 gene encoding LOW QUALITY PROTEIN: zinc finger and BTB domain-containing protein 40 (The sequence of the model RefSeq protein was modified relative to this genomic sequence to represent the inferred CDS: inserted 2 bases in 1 codon; deleted 1 base in 1 codon; substituted 3 bases at 3 genomic stop codons), giving the protein MRRKRRPVGASQLWLELLPWLYTLCKEQSFCDCTIFIGNVHFRMHKVVLAPASLLFKSVLDSTDTISTDASVVTPXEFPLLLEITYNGKLPLRKHNFTKVISVADSLQMFDVAVSCKNLLRDLISCSAQDQVVKGIFSQEADSSGNQAEANYLPQSGRPDEERTFIILIQRVSSLXPVEAEMEAGVSPPGXELTVNHTWVHQDTMSSECRSLREDSGSGPDQPAHAEWSGWYGRGACXAARGGKAIKGFR